One Gammaproteobacteria bacterium genomic window, TTGCCAGGCAATGGTGGCCGAGCACGGTGTGCATTTACCTATTATTGAGATGAGTTTAATTCTTTATCAAAGACTGATTGATGAAGGCTTTGCCGATGAGGATATCTCAACCCTGTTTCGACATAAGCAACGCATGTTTCAGCAGGCTAGGAGCCTGTCGGACTTAGGTGATCGTAGCGAGAGAAAGCCATTTTGAGTTCATTTTTTTGATCATTGGAGGCGTAGTTGAGCATATTTAACGAAAAGGATCGGAAAAAGGGGCCAAAATGGCTCAACGCAGTAGATTCATCCTAAGTCCGACAGGCTCCTAGACATTGAATATGCGTTTTAGTCTGACGAGTATTCATCATGGCAGTGTTGTTGTTGCGGATATCGAAGCCTCTTTGGCGTTTTACTGCAATATATTGGGCTTGATGGTTGATCCAGCGCGACCGGATTTGGGCTATCCTGGTGCCTGGCTATGCGTTGGTCAGCAACAAATTCATTTATTAGCCGTCGATAATGTTGATCCAGTAGCGGGACGTCCTGCCCATGTCGGTCGTGATCGCCATATTGCATTTCAGTTGGAAAACATTGATGCATTGGCCGAGCAGCTTGAGTACGCTGATATCTCCTATACACGCAGTCGCTCGGGGCGTAATGCACTGTTTTGCCGTGACCCCGATGGTAATGGCCTTGAATTTATCCAGGTAATCACTCAATAAGCGAGCAAACCCAGTGTAAACTGGGCTTGCTGCAATTTTAGACTAACTTTTTGTCTGAAGATAACACTCTTATTCAGCTTCCTCGGTGTTGGATTCTTGAGGAGAGTCTTGTGAGGAGTTAGCTAGAGTTGAAAACTCATCTTGATCAAGGCGGCCATCTGAATTACTGTCTGCGCCAGAAAACAACGGTGCTAGAACAGCTGATTTAGCTGCTTCACCTTGATCAATAGCGCCATCAGCATTGACGTCTAGCTCTGAGAAAGAAACGCCTGCCGATAATGCGGCAGCGGAAAAAAGTAGGCAGCTTGCACCTAATAATGTTGAAATACGATTTTGCATATCAAACTCCTTATCTGATTAATAAAATATTAACCTCAAAAGTGCTAAGGGCAAACGTAAAGCGTTTGTATCCGTTGCACCATCGAGCTTACTGTTATGCAATGCATTGCAACTAAGATTATAGGCAGCCTTCCTGAATCCTTGCTGATTATTCTTGAGCAGAGAAAAGTGATGAGTAGATCTCGTATTATGGCTATGTCGTGTATGTACTGTAGACTGCATATTGTGTGCAAATAAGCATTTTCTTACTAGATTTTTTCAGTCTATGGCCATATATAGTTAAGGTTTA contains:
- a CDS encoding VOC family protein, with translation MRFSLTSIHHGSVVVADIEASLAFYCNILGLMVDPARPDLGYPGAWLCVGQQQIHLLAVDNVDPVAGRPAHVGRDRHIAFQLENIDALAEQLEYADISYTRSRSGRNALFCRDPDGNGLEFIQVITQ
- a CDS encoding EF-hand domain-containing protein, producing the protein MQNRISTLLGASCLLFSAAALSAGVSFSELDVNADGAIDQGEAAKSAVLAPLFSGADSNSDGRLDQDEFSTLANSSQDSPQESNTEEAE